A genomic window from Helicobacter pylori includes:
- the purA gene encoding adenylosuccinate synthase, which translates to MADVVVGIQWGDEGKGKIVDRIAKDYDFVVRYQGGHNAGHTIVHKGVKHSLHLMPSGVLYPQCKNIISSAVVVSVKDLCEEINAFENLENRLFVSDRAHVILPYHVQKDAFKEKSQNIGTTKKGIGPCYEDKMARSGIRMGDLLDDKILEEKLKAHFKAIEPFKEAYGLNEAYEKDLREYFKQYTPKIRPFIKDTTSMLIKANQKGEKILLEGAQGTLLDIDLGTYPFVTSSNTTSASACVSTGLNPRAINEIIGITKAYSTRVGNGPFPSEDLTPMGDHLRIQGAEFGTTTKRPRRCGWLDLVALKYACALNGCTQLALMKLDVLDKINEIKVCVAYERKGEKLKAFPSDLKDCVPIYQTFKGWEKSAGVRKLEDLEPNAREYIRFIEEEVGVKIRLISTSPEREDTIFL; encoded by the coding sequence AATCGCTAAGGATTATGACTTTGTGGTGCGCTATCAAGGCGGGCATAACGCAGGGCATACCATTGTGCATAAGGGGGTTAAGCATTCTTTGCATTTAATGCCCTCAGGGGTGCTATACCCGCAATGCAAGAATATCATTTCTAGCGCGGTGGTCGTGAGCGTTAAAGATTTGTGCGAAGAAATCAATGCGTTTGAAAATTTAGAAAATCGTTTGTTTGTTAGCGATAGAGCCCATGTGATCTTGCCCTACCATGTGCAAAAAGACGCTTTTAAAGAAAAATCTCAAAACATCGGCACGACTAAAAAGGGCATAGGCCCTTGCTATGAGGATAAAATGGCAAGGAGCGGGATAAGAATGGGGGATTTGTTAGACGATAAAATTTTAGAAGAAAAATTAAAAGCGCATTTCAAAGCCATTGAGCCTTTTAAAGAAGCGTATGGTTTGAATGAAGCTTATGAAAAAGATTTGAGGGAGTATTTTAAACAATACACCCCAAAAATCCGCCCCTTTATCAAAGACACGACCAGCATGCTAATAAAAGCCAATCAAAAGGGCGAAAAAATCTTACTAGAAGGGGCGCAAGGCACGCTTTTAGACATTGATTTAGGGACTTACCCTTTTGTAACAAGCTCTAACACCACGAGCGCGAGTGCATGCGTGAGCACCGGCTTAAACCCTAGAGCGATTAATGAGATTATAGGCATCACAAAAGCTTATTCTACTCGTGTGGGGAACGGGCCTTTCCCTAGCGAAGACCTTACGCCTATGGGGGATCATTTAAGGATTCAAGGCGCTGAGTTTGGCACGACAACCAAACGCCCAAGGCGTTGCGGTTGGCTGGATTTGGTGGCTTTAAAATACGCTTGCGCTTTGAATGGTTGCACGCAATTAGCTTTAATGAAATTAGATGTTTTAGACAAAATTAATGAAATTAAGGTGTGCGTGGCTTATGAAAGAAAGGGCGAAAAATTAAAGGCTTTCCCTAGCGATTTGAAAGATTGCGTGCCGATTTATCAAACTTTTAAGGGCTGGGAAAAAAGCGCGGGCGTGAGAAAATTAGAGGATTTAGAGCCAAACGCTAGAGAGTATATCCGTTTTATTGAAGAAGAAGTGGGGGTAAAAATCCGCCTGATTTCTACAAGCCCTGAAAGAGAAGACACGATTTTTCTATGA
- a CDS encoding flagellar export protein FliJ — protein MKKFASVLVQLKTLALEKIEQKLQNKRLELQQNEQQILNKQMDLSAFKNPNFGGMGLFLQTQQLKSALRMEIERYQQECEILHENLKILEKDYLLANQELEKAKIILEKEKQKEKAIMEKKEQALLDENAMILHWQKEGLHA, from the coding sequence ATGAAAAAATTCGCTTCTGTGTTGGTGCAATTAAAGACCCTTGCGTTAGAAAAAATAGAGCAAAAGCTTCAAAACAAACGCCTGGAGTTGCAACAAAATGAACAACAAATTTTAAACAAACAAATGGATTTGAGCGCGTTTAAAAACCCTAATTTTGGGGGAATGGGCCTTTTTTTACAAACCCAACAATTAAAAAGCGCTTTAAGGATGGAGATAGAGCGTTACCAACAAGAATGCGAAATTTTGCACGAAAATTTAAAAATCTTAGAAAAAGACTATCTTTTGGCTAACCAAGAATTAGAAAAAGCTAAAATCATTTTAGAAAAAGAAAAACAAAAAGAAAAAGCAATCATGGAGAAAAAAGAGCAGGCTCTTTTAGATGAAAACGCCATGATCTTGCACTGGCAAAAAGAGGGTTTGCATGCGTAA
- a CDS encoding MotE family protein, whose translation MRKILLTGFVLQALFSEEAAQELLQCSAIFESKKAELKDDLRQLSEKEQSLRILQTENARLLEEKSELLNQKEKEIEEKLKNLTAKEEAFKSLQVAEKKRLENLIEENEDILREIKQAKESKIGETYSKMKDSKSALILENLPTKNALEILMALKPQELGKILAKMDPKKAAALTELWQKPPRENQENQKATEPPLTPTPPNAPTIKEPTIKEPNMKEPNVQESASKGV comes from the coding sequence ATGCGTAAAATCTTACTCACAGGCTTTGTTTTGCAAGCGCTTTTTAGCGAAGAAGCCGCACAAGAATTGTTGCAATGCTCTGCGATTTTTGAATCTAAAAAAGCGGAACTGAAAGACGATTTGCGCCAATTGAGCGAAAAAGAGCAGTCTTTAAGGATCTTGCAAACCGAAAATGCTCGCCTTTTGGAAGAAAAAAGCGAATTGTTAAACCAAAAAGAAAAAGAAATAGAAGAAAAACTAAAAAATCTAACCGCTAAAGAAGAAGCCTTTAAAAGCTTGCAAGTTGCAGAAAAAAAACGCCTTGAAAATTTGATAGAAGAAAATGAAGATATTTTAAGAGAAATCAAGCAAGCTAAAGAAAGTAAGATTGGCGAAACTTATTCTAAGATGAAAGATTCCAAATCGGCTTTGATTTTAGAAAATTTGCCCACCAAAAACGCCTTAGAAATTTTAATGGCTTTAAAGCCCCAGGAATTAGGCAAAATTTTAGCCAAAATGGATCCTAAAAAAGCGGCGGCTTTGACGGAATTATGGCAAAAACCTCCACGAGAAAATCAAGAAAACCAAAAAGCCACAGAGCCTCCCCTAACGCCCACGCCCCCTAATGCGCCAACCATAAAAGAACCAACCATAAAAGAGCCTAATATGAAAGAACCAAATGTGCAAGAGTCTGCATCTAAAGGGGTATAA
- the rseP gene encoding RIP metalloprotease RseP — protein sequence MMLIAAILTLAFLIFVHELGHFTIARLCGVKVEVFSIGFGKKLWFFRLFGTQFALSLIPLGGYVKLKGMDKEDSDMNEDSDSYAQKSPSQKLWILFGGAFFNFLFAILVYFFLALSGEKVLLPIIGDLENNALEAGLLKGDKILSINHQKIASFRGIRGIVARSQGELIVEIERNNQILEKRLTPKIVAVISDSNDPNEMIQYKVIGIKPDMQKMGVVSYSLFQAFKKALIQFKEGADLIIVSLKRLIVGSASAKELSGVIGIVGALSHANSFHTLLLFGAFLSINLGVLNLLPIPALDGGQMLGVIFKNIFNITLPVIIQNALWLVGVGFLVFVMFLGLFNDITRLL from the coding sequence ATAATGTTAATTGCAGCGATTTTAACGCTAGCGTTTTTAATCTTTGTCCATGAGTTAGGGCATTTCACTATTGCTAGGCTTTGTGGGGTCAAAGTAGAAGTTTTTAGCATTGGTTTTGGTAAAAAACTCTGGTTTTTTAGGCTTTTTGGCACGCAATTCGCTTTGTCTTTGATCCCGCTTGGGGGCTATGTGAAATTAAAGGGCATGGATAAAGAAGATAGCGATATGAATGAAGATAGCGATAGCTATGCACAAAAAAGCCCTTCTCAAAAGCTATGGATATTGTTTGGGGGGGCGTTTTTTAATTTTCTTTTTGCGATTTTAGTGTATTTTTTTCTGGCATTGAGTGGGGAAAAAGTCTTACTGCCCATCATTGGCGATTTAGAAAATAACGCGCTAGAAGCCGGGCTGTTAAAGGGGGATAAAATCCTTTCTATCAACCATCAAAAAATAGCGAGTTTTAGAGGGATTAGAGGGATAGTGGCGCGCTCTCAAGGCGAGTTAATTGTAGAAATAGAGCGAAACAACCAGATTTTAGAAAAACGACTAACCCCTAAAATCGTGGCGGTGATAAGCGATTCTAACGACCCTAATGAAATGATCCAATACAAGGTGATAGGCATCAAGCCGGACATGCAAAAAATGGGCGTTGTTTCTTATTCTTTGTTCCAAGCGTTCAAAAAGGCTTTGATCCAATTTAAAGAGGGCGCTGATTTGATTATAGTTTCTTTAAAGCGTTTGATTGTGGGGAGCGCTTCAGCCAAAGAATTGAGTGGGGTAATAGGCATTGTGGGAGCGTTAAGCCATGCCAATAGCTTTCATACGCTTTTATTGTTTGGGGCGTTTTTGTCCATTAATTTAGGGGTTTTAAATTTACTGCCCATTCCCGCTTTAGATGGGGGGCAAATGCTAGGGGTTATTTTTAAAAATATTTTTAATATCACTTTGCCTGTGATCATACAGAATGCGTTGTGGCTAGTGGGGGTGGGGTTTTTGGTTTTTGTCATGTTTTTAGGGCTTTTCAATGATATTACTCGTTTGCTATAA
- the xseA gene encoding exodeoxyribonuclease VII large subunit — MDALSVSEINAQIKALLEATFLQVRVQGEVSNLTIHKASGHAYFSLKDSQSVIKCTLFRGNASKLKFALKEGQEVAVFGAISVYPPRGDYQINCFEIEPKDWGSLALALEQLKEKLRLKGYFDKKNKLPKPSFPKRVAVITSQNSAAWADMQKIAFKRWPMCELVCINTLMQGEGCVQSVVESIAYADSFHNTKNAFDAIVVARGGGSMEDLYSFNDERIADALHLAKTFSMSAIGHESDFLLSDSVADLRASTPSNAMEILLPSSEEWQQKLDEFSLKLQRSFKILLHQKKVHLEHLAASLKRLSFENKHHLNSLKLEKLKIALENKTLEFLRLKKTLLEKISTQLFTSPFLQTKTERLNRLDNALKLAHAHLKLPKFGAFVSKNNQAVELEALKMGDRIELDNEKVRASAAILSVDKA, encoded by the coding sequence ATGGATGCATTGAGCGTGAGTGAAATCAATGCACAAATCAAAGCCCTTTTGGAAGCGACTTTTTTGCAAGTTAGGGTTCAAGGGGAAGTGAGCAATTTGACTATCCATAAGGCGAGCGGGCATGCGTATTTTTCGCTCAAAGACAGCCAGTCAGTGATTAAATGCACTTTATTTAGGGGGAATGCTAGTAAGCTTAAATTCGCCTTAAAAGAAGGGCAGGAAGTGGCTGTTTTTGGGGCTATTAGCGTGTATCCTCCAAGGGGGGATTATCAAATCAATTGCTTTGAAATAGAGCCTAAAGATTGGGGTTCATTGGCTTTGGCTTTAGAGCAATTGAAAGAAAAATTACGCCTTAAAGGCTATTTTGATAAAAAAAATAAATTACCCAAACCAAGTTTTCCTAAACGAGTGGCAGTCATCACTTCTCAAAATTCAGCCGCTTGGGCGGATATGCAAAAGATCGCTTTCAAACGATGGCCGATGTGCGAATTGGTTTGTATCAATACCTTAATGCAAGGGGAGGGGTGCGTTCAAAGCGTGGTGGAGAGCATCGCTTATGCGGATAGTTTTCATAACACAAAAAACGCTTTTGATGCAATTGTGGTGGCTAGAGGTGGGGGGAGCATGGAGGATTTGTATTCTTTCAATGATGAAAGAATCGCTGATGCACTCCATTTGGCTAAAACTTTCAGCATGTCAGCTATTGGGCATGAGAGCGATTTTTTATTGAGCGACTCGGTGGCGGATTTAAGGGCTTCTACGCCATCTAATGCGATGGAAATATTACTCCCTAGCAGTGAGGAATGGCAGCAAAAACTTGATGAATTTAGCTTGAAATTGCAACGCTCTTTTAAAATCTTGCTCCATCAAAAAAAGGTGCATTTAGAGCATTTAGCGGCTTCTTTAAAGCGGTTGAGTTTTGAAAACAAGCACCATTTAAATTCTTTAAAACTAGAGAAATTAAAAATCGCTTTAGAAAATAAAACCTTAGAATTTTTACGCCTTAAAAAAACGCTTTTGGAAAAAATTTCTACCCAACTCTTCACAAGCCCTTTTTTACAAACTAAAACAGAACGATTAAACAGACTAGACAACGCCCTTAAACTCGCTCATGCGCATTTGAAATTGCCCAAATTCGGGGCGTTTGTGAGCAAAAACAATCAAGCGGTAGAATTAGAGGCATTAAAAATGGGCGATAGAATTGAATTGGATAACGAAAAGGTCAGAGCGA